From one Anoplolepis gracilipes chromosome 10, ASM4749672v1, whole genome shotgun sequence genomic stretch:
- the LOC140670666 gene encoding uncharacterized protein has protein sequence MSVPTFVDLQGFVVSNKFIAKEVAVLRRRTVLAHYIFRSPIPWHLLTKSEKCQASWLMANHHGLQWEDGIVAYSMAKRLITTAVVEEEDDKMQYFLILFFYSISLKRRAIRILSRRYALTTTEFKFLEIGINVGTPSYVEIVIGDHQGKELVLSLETWKGLYEQRRNIHDLLRKDSKDTYNFISVGPLTVRVHTINDTKLISLESLNVRMMMIEPTLHRMFNLDQCIDVTFDRLVRITETVDTKFTQFSNIASTITDNKKVSNVICASDAFNKHQLVDCELVALVFSHNM, from the exons ATGTCTGTACCAACGTTTGTCGATCTGCAAGGATTTgtcgtttcgaataaattcatcgcaaagGAGGTGGCGGTGCTGAGAAGAAGAACTGTTCTCGCACATTACATTTTTCGGAGTCCTATACCATGGCATCTCCTTACAAAATCCGAAAAATGTCAAGCTTCATGGTTGATGGCGAATCATCATGGACTACAATGGGAGGATGGAATCGTTGCGTACAGCATGGCGAAACGATTGATTACAACAGCTGtagttgaagaagaagatgataaaatgcagT attttttaattttatttttctacagcatttcgttgaagcgtcgtgcgattcgtatactaagtagacgatacgcattgacaaccacggaattcaaattccttgaaattggtatcaacgtgggtacaccgagttacgtggaaattgtcataggagatcatcaaggaaaggaactggtattatctctcgaaacgtggaagggactctacgagcaacgtcgcaatattcacgatttactgcgaaaggactctaaagatacctataattttataagcgttGGACCGTTAACAGTGCGAGTTCATACGATTAACGATACTAAACTTATAAGTCTCGAATCTTTAAACGtacgcatgatgatgattgaaccgacgttacaccgtatgtttaatctcgatcaatgcatcgatgtaacctttgatcgattggttagaatcaccgagacagtcgatactaagtttacacaattctccaatatcgcgtccactataacggataataaaaaagtgtcaaatgtaatatgcgccagcgacgccttcaataaacatcaactcgtcgattgcgaactggtagctttagtttttagtcacaatatgtaa
- the LOC140670667 gene encoding uncharacterized protein: MYRAISGHIVSALIRSKRGTEYEIATCETKCREQIQSQQSTILRHCPLSVIRYTWSGTQHVNATSTCTYMYVRVHEQIDKEAFLYMPESMIKELIPIIGKRFCFLQNRKQLLESEDKSSYLEYSQSDKFDISESKDTCSVASRSSINSFQDHGKILRDLLSKSGCSKKILEQTRLTPSDRIKANEDENIENTDYQKVLLKLRAIQPDDPNLENLWKETYKARNRETSINAYYEEYPILKTSFGAILLQIDFKIETEIDAHIFPNKWSQIASYILDLAIKKEACPSLCELHNDIPSETLSLFVLPHLFSPCNVKTGNKKKWKPSKTEIAESFICRIPNIAELEPKLEKRKEKLEALGLPLQPMVVVIGSIINLTSFYVVVNNVKYESTSLINAVNLCFQIFFALDAKYPVDSEML, translated from the exons ATGTATCGAGCCATTTCCGGACATATCGTATCAGCACTAATCCGGAGCAAGCGTGGCACCGAATACGAAATTGCCACGTGCGAGACCAAG TGTCGCGAACAAATTCAGAGTCAACAGTCTACTATTTTGCGGCATTGTCCATTGTCCGTTATACGTTACACTTGGTCCGGCACTCAGCACGTGAACGCAACGTCCACGTGCACGTACATGTACGTTCGTGTTC ATGAGCAAATTGATAAGGAGGCATTCTTATACATGCCTGAATCTATGATTAAAGAATTGATACCTATAATCGGAAaacgtttttgttttttacaaaatcggaAACAATTACTTGAAAGTGAAGACAAAAGTTCATATTTG gAATATTCACAATCAGATAAATTTGACATAAGTGAATCTAAGGATACATGTAGTGTAGCAAGTCGTTCTTCGATAAACTCATTTCAAGATCATGGAaag attttaagAGATTTACTTTCTAAATCAGGctgtagtaaaaaaattttggaacaAACACGATTGACTCCATCAGATCGCA taaaagcaaATGAGGAcgaaaacattgaaaatacTGATTATCAAAAAGTATTACTCAAATTGCGGGCAATTCAACCGGATGATCCTAATCTGGAAAATCTTTGGAAAGAAACATATAAAGCAAGGAATAGAGAAACTTCGATTAATGCTTATTATGAAGAATATCCTATCTTAAAAACTTCTTTCGGTGCAATATTg ttgcaaattgattttaaaatagaaacggAAATAGATGCgcatatttttccaaataagtGGTCTCAAATTGCCTCATATATATTAGATCTTGCCATAAAGAAAGAAGCTTGCCCATCGTTGTGTGAGCTACATAAtg atATACCCTCTGAAACATTAAGTCTTTTTGTACTACCTCATTTATTTTCCCCATGTAATGTAAAAACAGGCAACAAAAAAAAGTGGAAACCTTCCAAAACAGAGATAGCAGAAAGTTTTATTTGTCGCATTCCT aatATAGCAGAATTGGAACCTAAGTTAGAAAAACGAAAGGAGAAACTGGAAGCGCTTGGATTACCACTACAACCAATGGTAGTTGTGATTggatcaattataaatttaacttctTTTTACGTTGTCGTAAATAACGTAAAATACGAATCAACGAGTCTAATTAATGCAGTGAACTTGTGTTTCCAAATATTCTTTGCACTGGATGCAAAGTATCCAGTTGATTCGGAAATgctgtga